In Rahnella aquatilis CIP 78.65 = ATCC 33071, one DNA window encodes the following:
- a CDS encoding helix-turn-helix domain-containing protein, with protein MINQDWHPADIIAALRKKGTTLSAVSRAAGLCSTTLANALTRPWPKGELLISQAIGVPPSIIWPSRYFDKRTMQFVERPLRTPGKKPPSDE; from the coding sequence CTGATTAATCAGGACTGGCATCCCGCCGACATCATTGCCGCACTGCGTAAAAAAGGCACCACCTTGTCTGCGGTTTCACGCGCAGCGGGTTTATGTTCAACCACCTTAGCCAATGCGCTTACCCGCCCGTGGCCAAAAGGAGAATTGCTGATAAGCCAGGCTATCGGCGTGCCGCCTTCGATTATCTGGCCAAGCCGGTATTTCGATAAGCGCACCATGCAATTTGTTGAACGTCCGTTGCGCACGCCGGGTAAGAAACCCCCGTCAGACGAATAA
- a CDS encoding pirin family protein produces the protein MIEQRLSEQRGLGDHGWLHSRHTFSFASYWDPKQVGFSDLLVINDDQVAPGRGFGAHPHSNMEIISYVLEGALEHKDSMGTGSVIVPGDVQLMSAGSGVTHSEFNHSGEENVHFLQIWIVPSENGTQPGYQQVSVPEAEKRGQFRLIISPAGDNGSLTVRQDMKIYAGFFDGAEQATFDLDPDRYAYVHVARGSIKVNGIEFRTGDGARIRQEDKLTFTDGDQAEVLLFDLRPVEVNHPTR, from the coding sequence ATGATTGAACAACGTCTCTCTGAACAACGCGGATTGGGTGACCACGGCTGGTTGCATTCACGTCACACCTTCTCCTTCGCCAGTTACTGGGATCCAAAACAGGTTGGCTTCTCAGACCTGCTGGTCATCAACGATGATCAGGTTGCACCGGGCCGCGGCTTTGGCGCGCATCCGCACAGCAACATGGAAATTATCTCTTATGTGCTGGAAGGCGCACTGGAGCATAAAGATTCAATGGGCACCGGTTCTGTGATTGTCCCCGGCGACGTGCAACTGATGAGCGCCGGTTCCGGTGTGACACACAGTGAGTTCAACCACTCCGGTGAGGAAAACGTGCATTTCCTGCAAATCTGGATTGTACCGTCTGAAAATGGCACCCAACCGGGTTACCAGCAGGTGTCTGTTCCTGAAGCGGAAAAACGCGGCCAGTTCCGCCTGATTATCTCGCCAGCAGGTGACAATGGCTCACTGACCGTGCGTCAGGACATGAAAATTTACGCGGGTTTCTTCGACGGTGCGGAACAGGCTACCTTCGACCTCGACCCTGACCGTTATGCCTATGTTCACGTGGCTCGCGGCAGCATCAAAGTGAACGGCATTGAATTCAGAACCGGTGATGGTGCACGTATCCGTCAGGAAGATAAACTCACCTTCACGGATGGCGACCAGGCAGAAGTCTTGCTGTTTGATTTGCGTCCGGTGGAAGTGAATCATCCGACACGCTGA
- a CDS encoding LysR family transcriptional regulator — protein MQIEDLRIFIAVVKAGNFTAAAEQLMLSKQYVSRRMATLEAGLNARLLNRNTRKLSVTESGQLFAQHAQRILDDIEEAERAVSPKRQALQGSYRISIPMSFGISHLSPLIAEFLGQHPAIQFQVELVDRYVDLVGEGFDIALRIGNLADSSLVARRLGELKRAICCSPEYLQRKGMPETPEDLLNHDCLRYGREGQTGWELELHGKRRLFEVRGPIVSNNGEVLRDAAVAGLGLVLLPEFIVGPALQYGALVRVLDAFHPGSLSLHAIYPQHRQRSEVTRVFLDFLQQRLKAQLLVSA, from the coding sequence ATGCAGATAGAAGATCTTCGTATTTTTATTGCCGTGGTGAAAGCGGGGAATTTTACCGCTGCGGCTGAACAACTGATGCTTTCAAAGCAATATGTCAGTCGCCGCATGGCAACGCTGGAGGCTGGTTTAAATGCGCGGCTGCTCAACCGTAACACCCGCAAACTGTCGGTGACTGAATCCGGCCAGTTGTTCGCGCAACATGCGCAGCGGATCCTCGACGATATCGAAGAGGCCGAACGGGCGGTGTCGCCCAAACGGCAGGCGCTTCAGGGGTCGTACCGCATCAGCATTCCGATGTCGTTCGGTATCAGCCATCTTTCGCCGCTGATTGCCGAATTTTTAGGCCAGCATCCGGCGATTCAGTTTCAGGTAGAACTGGTTGACCGCTATGTTGATCTGGTCGGTGAAGGTTTCGATATCGCGCTGCGCATTGGTAATCTGGCGGACTCCTCGCTGGTGGCGCGGCGGCTTGGCGAGCTGAAGCGGGCTATCTGTTGCAGCCCGGAATATCTTCAGCGCAAGGGGATGCCGGAAACACCGGAGGATTTGCTCAATCATGATTGTCTGCGTTACGGGCGCGAAGGGCAGACCGGCTGGGAGCTGGAACTGCACGGCAAACGCCGTCTGTTCGAGGTGCGCGGGCCGATTGTCAGCAATAACGGCGAAGTGCTGCGCGATGCGGCCGTCGCCGGACTCGGGCTGGTATTACTGCCGGAATTTATCGTCGGCCCGGCGCTGCAATATGGCGCACTGGTTCGGGTACTGGATGCATTTCATCCCGGCTCGCTCAGCCTGCACGCCATTTATCCGCAGCATCGCCAGCGCAGCGAAGTCACCCGCGTATTTCTCGATTTTTTACAGCAAAGGCTAAAGGCACAACTGCTGGTGTCGGCCTGA
- a CDS encoding phytanoyl-CoA dioxygenase family protein yields MNHSSEQYLAALGATQPLTPAQADELETRGYLVIHDVIDQDWLEDMRATFDALVEKEGDNLAVEHHQEATATRIANMINKGTVWEKVWSHPLILSVCHHIFGGAFKVSSLNGREALHRGGHQPLHADWKKPRPDFPKVHLVNAIVAIDDLSAANGAPRIIPGTHHRPELPEDVLADVELSHPDEVVFEAPAGSVMIYNAHAWHGGTNNRAGTRRRVLHSLYIDRADAQQQDQRKWLKPETASRLTPAQKWLLDVL; encoded by the coding sequence ATGAATCATTCATCTGAACAATATCTTGCTGCGCTGGGCGCAACACAACCGTTAACGCCAGCGCAGGCTGACGAGCTGGAGACGCGCGGATACCTTGTTATTCACGATGTTATCGACCAGGACTGGCTGGAAGATATGCGCGCCACCTTTGACGCGCTGGTGGAAAAGGAGGGCGATAATCTCGCCGTTGAACACCATCAGGAAGCCACCGCAACCCGTATCGCCAATATGATCAACAAAGGTACCGTGTGGGAAAAAGTGTGGTCGCATCCGCTGATCCTGTCCGTCTGCCACCATATCTTCGGCGGTGCGTTTAAGGTTTCGAGCCTCAATGGGCGCGAAGCACTGCACCGGGGCGGCCATCAGCCGCTGCACGCCGACTGGAAAAAGCCGCGTCCGGATTTCCCGAAAGTGCATCTGGTCAATGCCATCGTGGCGATTGACGATTTGAGCGCCGCCAACGGCGCACCACGCATTATTCCCGGCACCCATCACCGCCCGGAACTGCCGGAGGATGTGCTGGCGGATGTTGAATTATCGCATCCTGATGAAGTGGTGTTTGAGGCACCGGCGGGCAGTGTGATGATCTATAACGCTCACGCGTGGCACGGCGGCACCAATAACCGCGCCGGCACCCGTCGCCGCGTGCTGCACAGTTTGTATATCGACCGCGCCGATGCCCAGCAGCAGGACCAGCGTAAATGGCTGAAGCCGGAAACGGCAAGCCGCCTGACTCCTGCACAGAAATGGCTGCTCGACGTGCTGTGA
- a CDS encoding AraC family transcriptional regulator has protein sequence MLQDVIETLFRSLSGSEAFAVRFPDNSQPPPDLASVVSFPRIEFVIEGEVRDRSIAAGKGLLRQGDALYIPGGKWNLTVWDKPATVLSILFSKEKLGFSLQFWDGVTFTSTDKQSVSRLGPRVGSFLLQAMNEIVSTPDDQQTARCVVAGLLSHCQEQLANRAQILTRSGALFEVIKKYIEENASLPLTRENVAKRFHITPNYLSHLFRKSGDIGFSEYLNHVRLEKAKLLLKGYELKIKEVATSSGFVDSNYFCRVFRKSTARSPSEYRSQWLSQLSERKS, from the coding sequence ATGCTGCAAGACGTGATAGAAACACTGTTCCGGTCGCTGTCCGGCAGTGAGGCGTTTGCTGTCAGGTTTCCTGATAATTCCCAGCCGCCACCTGATCTGGCCTCGGTGGTCAGTTTTCCCCGTATTGAATTTGTGATTGAAGGTGAAGTCCGCGATCGCAGCATTGCCGCAGGTAAAGGGCTGCTCAGGCAGGGCGATGCGCTGTACATTCCGGGTGGAAAGTGGAATCTGACGGTGTGGGACAAACCCGCGACAGTTTTGAGTATTCTGTTCAGCAAAGAAAAACTGGGTTTCAGTTTGCAGTTCTGGGATGGCGTGACATTTACCAGCACGGATAAACAAAGTGTTTCGCGCCTTGGCCCGCGCGTGGGCTCGTTTTTGTTGCAGGCGATGAATGAAATTGTCTCCACGCCTGACGACCAGCAAACCGCGCGCTGCGTGGTGGCGGGGCTGTTAAGCCATTGCCAGGAACAACTCGCCAACAGGGCGCAGATCCTCACCCGCAGCGGGGCGCTTTTTGAGGTAATCAAAAAGTATATTGAAGAGAATGCCTCCCTGCCGCTGACGCGTGAAAATGTGGCAAAGCGTTTCCATATCACGCCGAATTACCTGTCTCATTTATTTCGCAAATCCGGTGATATTGGCTTCAGCGAGTACCTCAATCACGTCCGGCTGGAAAAGGCAAAACTGTTGCTTAAAGGCTATGAACTGAAGATTAAAGAAGTGGCGACCAGCAGCGGCTTCGTTGACAGCAACTATTTCTGCCGTGTTTTTCGCAAAAGCACCGCCCGTTCGCCTTCTGAATATCGCAGCCAGTGGCTGAGTCAGTTGTCGGAGCGAAAGTCGTAA
- a CDS encoding ABC transporter ATP-binding protein, with translation MISFENISKFYADGTVAVDRLSFSAPTGKITMLVGPSGCGKTTSLRMINRLTEPSSGNILLNGQPAADMDLVKLRRKMGYVIQNAGLFPHKTVQDNIAVTALLNGATRTAARKKALGLLELVGLSLTMAERYPWQLSGGQQQRVGVARALASDPEFMLMDEPFSAVDPVVREQLQDEFLRLQGEIGKTIIMVTHDIDEAMKLGDQVAVFRPGGRLAQIASPVKLLNEPQDAFVADFIGRDRGYRKLSFDRIPENISLTKEPVIAPGISVSEARALAGDNAWLLVVENECPLGWYDVTQNKITVDPEDINLGSTFAPKNGTLRQLMDSVLSSPCQRGIVVDEHQRFIGTANIEQVFSLSHSRAVR, from the coding sequence ATGATTTCATTTGAGAACATAAGCAAATTTTACGCAGATGGTACGGTGGCGGTAGACAGGCTGTCGTTCAGCGCGCCGACGGGAAAAATTACCATGCTGGTCGGACCGTCGGGCTGCGGCAAAACCACTTCATTGCGCATGATCAACCGGCTAACGGAACCCTCTTCAGGCAACATTTTGCTGAACGGACAGCCTGCTGCTGACATGGATCTGGTCAAACTGCGCCGCAAAATGGGGTATGTGATCCAGAATGCCGGCTTGTTTCCGCATAAAACCGTGCAGGACAACATTGCGGTCACGGCGCTGCTCAACGGGGCGACACGCACGGCAGCCCGTAAAAAAGCCCTCGGATTACTTGAACTGGTCGGGCTTTCCCTGACGATGGCGGAGCGCTATCCGTGGCAGTTGTCCGGCGGTCAGCAGCAAAGGGTTGGCGTGGCGCGTGCGCTGGCGTCGGACCCGGAATTCATGCTGATGGACGAACCTTTCAGCGCCGTCGATCCGGTGGTGCGCGAACAGTTACAGGATGAGTTTTTAAGATTACAAGGTGAAATCGGCAAGACCATTATTATGGTCACTCACGATATTGATGAGGCGATGAAATTAGGCGATCAGGTCGCCGTTTTCCGCCCCGGTGGTCGTCTGGCGCAAATCGCCTCGCCGGTTAAGTTGCTCAATGAACCGCAGGATGCGTTTGTTGCTGATTTTATTGGCCGTGACCGCGGATACCGTAAACTTTCCTTTGATAGGATCCCGGAGAATATCAGCCTGACGAAAGAACCGGTGATCGCGCCGGGTATTTCCGTCAGCGAAGCCAGAGCCCTTGCCGGAGATAATGCCTGGTTGCTGGTGGTTGAAAATGAGTGTCCGCTCGGCTGGTATGATGTGACCCAAAATAAAATCACCGTAGACCCTGAAGATATTAATCTCGGCAGCACTTTTGCGCCGAAAAATGGCACCCTGCGTCAGCTCATGGATTCGGTATTAAGTTCCCCCTGTCAGCGCGGTATCGTGGTTGATGAACATCAGCGCTTTATCGGCACGGCAAATATCGAACAGGTATTTTCACTTTCTCATTCCCGCGCTGTGAGGTAA
- a CDS encoding ABC transporter permease gives MRFDWLFQQRENIATLLGWHIYLSVIPVLIGLALAIPVGGILHRCGKFKDGILNVLGLLYTIPSLALFVLLPGLLGTKILDTVNVVVALTLYAFALLIRTVCDGLDSVPHETRQAAVAMGYRPLQRFLSVELPLAVPVIAAGMRVVVVSNVSIVSISALVGMPQLGALFTQGFQLHFLTPIIAGIFLCIVLALLLDNLVLRTGNKMTTWQPKRNAK, from the coding sequence ATGCGTTTTGACTGGTTATTTCAGCAGCGGGAAAATATAGCCACGCTGCTCGGCTGGCATATTTACCTGTCGGTTATTCCGGTATTAATCGGGCTGGCACTGGCTATTCCGGTAGGCGGTATTTTGCACCGCTGCGGGAAATTTAAAGACGGTATTCTTAATGTATTAGGTTTGCTTTATACCATTCCTTCTCTGGCGTTATTTGTTTTATTACCCGGCCTGCTGGGGACAAAAATTCTGGACACGGTGAATGTCGTGGTGGCCCTGACGCTTTATGCGTTTGCGCTGCTGATCCGCACCGTGTGCGACGGGCTGGATTCTGTTCCCCATGAAACCCGTCAGGCCGCCGTCGCCATGGGCTACCGGCCATTGCAGCGTTTTCTGAGCGTGGAATTGCCGCTGGCCGTGCCGGTTATTGCCGCCGGTATGCGGGTGGTGGTGGTATCGAACGTCAGCATTGTGTCCATTTCAGCACTGGTCGGCATGCCGCAACTGGGGGCGTTATTCACCCAGGGTTTCCAGTTACATTTCCTGACGCCGATTATTGCCGGTATTTTCCTGTGTATTGTGCTGGCGCTGTTGCTGGATAATCTGGTGCTGCGTACCGGCAATAAAATGACCACCTGGCAACCGAAAAGGAACGCTAAATGA
- a CDS encoding ABC transporter permease, producing MINWLLDSGHWLNDDGLLVLIFQHLIYSIEALFIAVIIAFPIGCYVGHTGKGATLLIGSANAMRALPSFGLIILLVIIFGPVFESDLAFIVPCLIVLIILALPPIMMGVYSGIRAINPAVIDAATGMGYSPLKLLLTVEIPCAMALILSGIRSAALQIVSTATIAAYVSLGGLGRLIIDGRAQNDYPQMVAGAFMVGILALLVDVFFSFLIRFIVSPGLRQRERRRKKTIPLSNN from the coding sequence ATGATTAACTGGTTGCTGGACTCCGGTCACTGGCTCAACGATGACGGCCTGCTGGTGCTGATATTTCAGCATCTGATTTACAGCATTGAAGCCTTGTTTATTGCGGTCATCATCGCTTTTCCGATCGGGTGTTATGTCGGTCATACCGGCAAAGGTGCGACGTTATTGATCGGCAGCGCCAATGCCATGCGTGCGTTGCCCTCATTCGGATTGATCATCTTACTGGTGATTATATTCGGGCCGGTGTTTGAATCGGATCTGGCCTTTATTGTGCCTTGTCTGATTGTGCTGATTATTCTGGCGTTGCCGCCCATCATGATGGGGGTCTATTCCGGTATCCGGGCGATCAATCCGGCGGTTATTGACGCCGCAACCGGCATGGGATATTCACCGCTGAAATTACTGCTGACGGTGGAAATACCCTGCGCGATGGCGTTGATATTATCCGGCATCCGCAGTGCTGCGCTGCAAATTGTGTCTACGGCCACGATTGCTGCCTATGTTTCCCTGGGCGGTTTGGGGCGGCTGATTATTGATGGCCGTGCGCAGAATGATTATCCGCAAATGGTTGCGGGTGCTTTTATGGTGGGAATATTAGCGTTACTGGTTGATGTATTTTTCTCTTTTTTAATTCGTTTCATTGTTTCACCAGGATTACGGCAACGTGAGCGTCGCCGTAAAAAAACAATTCCTTTATCAAATAACTGA
- a CDS encoding ABC transporter substrate-binding protein: MKLKNLLAVALFSAAVVHVPVAFSADTAGTIIIGSADFPESQLIATIYQQALAAKNVKVETKLNIGSREVYMPALLDGSINLIPEYSGATLSYLDEKTQAHSSEDVAAALAKALPEKIKMLDISAAQDSDVLAVTEKTAKKHNLKDISDLAPVAKTLVLGGPAEWKTRREGVKGLSEVYGLTFKNFKVLDVAGPLTLSALTNNQIQVADMTSTDPAMKTKNLVALEDSKHLFPAQNIVPLIAKDKASEVVETTLNNVSRQLTTGDLIVMNGKLANFESVDAVAKEWLTGHGLNK; the protein is encoded by the coding sequence ATGAAATTGAAAAATCTGCTCGCCGTTGCCCTGTTTTCTGCTGCTGTCGTACACGTCCCTGTCGCTTTTTCCGCTGACACGGCGGGCACCATTATCATCGGTTCGGCGGATTTCCCGGAAAGCCAGCTGATTGCCACGATTTATCAGCAGGCGCTGGCGGCGAAAAACGTCAAGGTGGAAACCAAACTTAATATCGGCAGCCGTGAGGTATATATGCCTGCGCTGCTCGACGGCTCAATCAACCTGATCCCGGAATACAGCGGTGCCACGCTGAGTTATCTCGACGAAAAAACCCAGGCGCATTCTTCAGAAGATGTGGCGGCGGCGCTGGCCAAAGCACTGCCTGAGAAAATCAAAATGCTGGATATTTCTGCTGCGCAGGACAGCGATGTACTGGCGGTCACTGAGAAAACCGCCAAAAAACACAATCTGAAAGACATCAGTGACCTGGCACCGGTGGCAAAAACGCTGGTACTGGGCGGCCCGGCAGAATGGAAAACCCGTCGTGAAGGGGTGAAGGGGCTGAGTGAAGTGTACGGACTGACCTTTAAGAATTTCAAAGTGCTCGATGTTGCCGGTCCGCTGACGCTGTCTGCACTGACCAACAATCAGATTCAGGTGGCGGACATGACTTCAACCGATCCGGCGATGAAAACCAAAAATCTGGTGGCGCTGGAAGATTCAAAACACTTATTCCCGGCGCAAAACATTGTGCCGCTGATTGCTAAAGACAAAGCCAGCGAAGTGGTGGAAACCACGCTGAACAATGTGTCCAGGCAACTGACCACCGGCGATTTGATCGTGATGAACGGCAAACTGGCGAACTTCGAAAGTGTGGATGCCGTGGCAAAAGAGTGGCTGACCGGGCACGGGCTGAATAAATGA
- a CDS encoding HAL/PAL/TAL family ammonia-lyase, with amino-acid sequence MMTRTVILGTAETTVRDITDIAYGAPVLPDPSASEAMLIVHEKIRQAIADNKVIYGLTTGVGDLVTQRLSPEQISDVQINMLKSHACGTGPVLAQHEVRAMMAVMMKSLLQGFSGVSPALVQTMAGMLNKGVTPWSPAKGSVGYLIATAHIGLSVFGYGKSFYQGELLPAREALERAGIAVRIPGPREGHALVSGTYEITALGCLAADTFRELLPVADAAGGMSLEVLKGNIRGYDARLHALRPHDGQQETARILRCLLRDSEILDKYRDFRVQDALSLRCIPQMHGAVRDVLRYCLKTLTTEINSVTDNPVFMVEDGELNVLPGGNGHGAPVALCLDALAIAIAQLSTGSQARSDRLTNSHLSGLPAFLVAGGGAHSGMMIPPYAAAALAGENRALAAPASVHTVSTCAGQEDHISMGVTAARNALDAVENAIDIVAIEILCATQAVEFHRPLRASAGTETVLSLVREQVAFRQSDEEMYPDMLAIRQLIKQGDIFRALTPLIFADMADGETA; translated from the coding sequence ATGATGACGCGTACTGTCATTTTAGGCACGGCGGAAACCACCGTCCGTGACATCACGGATATCGCTTACGGGGCGCCGGTGCTGCCGGACCCGTCAGCGTCAGAGGCCATGCTGATCGTGCACGAGAAAATCAGGCAGGCGATTGCTGACAATAAAGTGATTTATGGCCTGACCACCGGCGTGGGCGACCTGGTCACTCAGCGCCTGTCGCCGGAGCAAATCTCCGACGTGCAGATCAATATGCTGAAAAGCCATGCCTGCGGTACGGGGCCGGTTCTGGCGCAGCATGAAGTGCGGGCGATGATGGCGGTGATGATGAAATCCCTGCTACAGGGATTCAGCGGCGTCAGTCCGGCGCTGGTGCAGACGATGGCCGGGATGCTTAACAAGGGGGTGACGCCGTGGTCACCCGCCAAAGGGTCAGTCGGTTATCTGATTGCCACCGCGCATATCGGGCTGTCGGTGTTCGGCTACGGAAAATCGTTCTATCAGGGCGAACTGTTACCGGCACGGGAAGCGCTGGAACGGGCGGGGATTGCCGTGCGTATTCCCGGCCCGCGCGAGGGGCATGCGCTGGTCAGCGGCACGTATGAAATCACTGCGCTGGGGTGTCTGGCGGCAGACACCTTCCGCGAATTGCTGCCGGTGGCGGATGCCGCAGGGGGCATGAGCCTGGAAGTGCTGAAGGGGAATATCCGCGGATATGACGCCCGTCTTCACGCGCTGCGCCCGCACGATGGCCAGCAGGAAACTGCGCGGATTTTGCGCTGTCTCCTGCGAGACAGTGAGATCCTCGATAAATACCGTGATTTTCGCGTTCAGGACGCGCTGAGCCTGCGCTGCATTCCGCAAATGCACGGCGCGGTGCGGGACGTGTTGCGTTATTGCCTGAAAACGCTGACCACGGAAATCAATTCTGTCACAGATAATCCGGTGTTTATGGTGGAAGACGGCGAGCTGAACGTACTGCCGGGCGGCAACGGGCACGGTGCGCCGGTGGCGCTGTGTCTGGATGCGCTGGCGATTGCCATTGCACAACTCAGCACCGGTTCGCAGGCCCGTTCTGACCGCCTGACGAACAGCCATCTCAGCGGATTACCGGCTTTTCTGGTGGCGGGTGGCGGGGCACATTCAGGGATGATGATCCCGCCGTACGCTGCCGCCGCGCTGGCAGGGGAAAACCGTGCGCTGGCGGCACCGGCCAGCGTGCATACCGTTTCCACCTGTGCCGGACAGGAAGACCATATTTCCATGGGCGTGACAGCGGCGCGCAATGCCCTTGATGCGGTTGAAAATGCCATTGATATCGTGGCGATAGAAATCCTGTGTGCCACGCAGGCGGTGGAATTCCACCGGCCACTGCGCGCGTCGGCGGGCACGGAAACCGTGCTGTCTCTGGTGCGTGAGCAGGTGGCCTTCCGGCAAAGTGACGAGGAAATGTACCCGGATATGCTGGCCATCCGCCAGCTCATCAAACAGGGCGATATCTTCCGCGCGCTGACCCCTCTGATTTTCGCAGACATGGCTGACGGAGAAACCGCATGA
- a CDS encoding CaiB/BaiF CoA transferase family protein, producing the protein MSASATSRPLEGIKVLDLSRVLAGPYCASLLNDLGAEVIKIEMPGKGDDSRDFTPHVKGESTYFMLLNHGKKSLTLNLKSPQGRAMLEQLIEGADVLVENFRPGVTTRLGIDYDAVKKINPKLVYASISGFGQHGALAHKAAYDHVIQAMGGIMQVTGWANGEPTRVGDAIGDVVSGLYCSWGILAALLQRGITGLGQHVDVAMLDAMVSMQMVSLTQLLGGMPLAGRLGNAHPISAPMDSYRAADGYLVIAVANDSLFRRLAQAIGKPEVVQDARFATDPQRLKHQYELRVLIEEWLHDKTVDGALALLDADGIPAAPVWGLDQLLQSPHAAERGLLHQVMHPVAGEISILPQPVKLSGMKQIPDLMPPQLGEHTRAILSAQLGLSSQEMDTLTQQGVI; encoded by the coding sequence ATGAGTGCATCAGCAACATCCCGGCCGCTGGAAGGGATCAAAGTGCTCGACCTTTCCCGCGTGCTGGCCGGACCTTACTGCGCTTCGCTGCTCAATGATTTGGGTGCGGAAGTGATCAAAATTGAAATGCCGGGGAAAGGCGACGATTCCCGCGATTTCACCCCGCATGTTAAGGGTGAAAGCACCTATTTCATGCTGCTCAATCATGGCAAAAAGAGCCTGACGCTGAACCTGAAATCTCCGCAAGGGCGGGCAATGCTGGAGCAACTGATTGAAGGCGCGGATGTGCTGGTGGAGAATTTCCGGCCCGGTGTGACCACCCGTCTGGGCATTGATTATGACGCCGTGAAGAAGATCAATCCGAAGCTGGTGTATGCGAGTATTTCCGGTTTTGGTCAGCACGGGGCGCTGGCGCATAAAGCGGCTTATGATCATGTGATCCAGGCGATGGGTGGCATCATGCAGGTCACCGGCTGGGCGAACGGCGAACCGACGCGGGTAGGGGATGCGATTGGTGATGTGGTGTCGGGGCTGTACTGTTCGTGGGGCATTCTGGCGGCATTGCTGCAACGAGGCATTACCGGCCTCGGGCAACATGTGGATGTCGCGATGCTCGATGCGATGGTATCGATGCAAATGGTCTCGCTGACACAACTGCTGGGCGGCATGCCGCTGGCCGGACGGCTGGGTAATGCACACCCTATCAGCGCCCCCATGGACAGCTACCGTGCGGCCGACGGTTATCTGGTGATTGCCGTCGCCAATGACAGCCTGTTCCGCCGTCTGGCACAGGCCATTGGCAAACCGGAAGTGGTACAGGATGCGCGCTTTGCCACGGATCCGCAGCGCCTGAAACATCAGTACGAATTACGGGTGCTGATTGAAGAATGGCTGCACGACAAAACCGTGGACGGGGCGCTCGCCCTGCTTGATGCAGACGGCATTCCTGCCGCCCCGGTCTGGGGGCTGGATCAACTGTTGCAAAGCCCGCATGCCGCCGAACGCGGATTACTGCATCAGGTGATGCATCCGGTCGCCGGTGAAATCAGTATCTTACCGCAGCCGGTGAAGCTGAGCGGCATGAAACAGATACCCGATTTAATGCCGCCACAACTTGGCGAACACACCCGTGCCATTCTCAGTGCGCAACTGGGTCTGTCTTCGCAGGAGATGGACACACTCACGCAACAGGGCGTTATTTAA
- a CDS encoding 3-hydroxyacyl-CoA dehydrogenase family protein, which yields MGSTQVAVIGAGTMGARIAAVFAASGFKVALYSRTENSLHKAATVIDSIAAGLASSVTFTTSLAECLKGAQIVSENIAEVLALKQQIFQEIEKQVSDDCLLTTNTSSVPVGQIASVLAVPSRFIGLHWFNPAEVMPMVEIVCGPQTHEKTRQQAAALCQQLGKQTVTIHKEAPGFIVNRLQYAMLREALHLVTAGIASIEDVDFAVQSTLAPRWSAMGPLKLMDFAGLDTVKNVAAILLPALSCDDELPPWLLAHIEQGNLGTKTGAGFYPWTAQAIEEGLAHRNATILAISGMQKP from the coding sequence ATGGGATCCACACAAGTTGCGGTGATTGGCGCGGGCACCATGGGCGCGCGCATCGCGGCGGTATTTGCTGCCAGCGGTTTTAAGGTGGCGCTTTATTCGCGCACTGAAAACTCGCTGCACAAGGCTGCAACAGTGATCGACAGCATCGCCGCCGGGCTGGCGTCGTCGGTCACCTTCACCACGTCACTGGCGGAATGTCTGAAAGGCGCACAGATTGTTTCAGAGAATATCGCTGAGGTGCTGGCACTCAAGCAGCAGATTTTTCAGGAGATCGAAAAACAGGTTAGCGACGACTGCCTGCTGACCACTAACACCTCCAGCGTTCCGGTCGGGCAGATTGCCAGCGTGCTGGCGGTGCCGTCGCGCTTTATCGGCCTGCACTGGTTTAATCCGGCGGAGGTGATGCCGATGGTGGAAATTGTCTGCGGGCCGCAAACGCATGAGAAAACGCGTCAGCAGGCCGCCGCGCTTTGTCAGCAACTGGGCAAACAGACGGTGACCATTCATAAAGAAGCGCCGGGTTTTATCGTCAACCGGCTGCAATACGCCATGCTGCGCGAGGCGTTGCATCTGGTCACGGCCGGAATTGCCAGCATTGAAGACGTGGATTTTGCCGTACAAAGTACGCTTGCACCGCGCTGGTCGGCGATGGGACCGCTGAAGCTGATGGATTTTGCCGGACTGGACACGGTGAAAAATGTCGCCGCGATATTACTGCCAGCCTTATCCTGCGACGACGAGCTGCCGCCGTGGTTGCTGGCGCACATTGAGCAGGGCAATCTGGGCACCAAAACCGGCGCCGGGTTTTATCCGTGGACGGCGCAGGCTATTGAAGAAGGTCTCGCGCACCGTAACGCCACAATCCTTGCCATCAGCGGGATGCAAAAACCATGA